One window from the genome of Streptomyces cadmiisoli encodes:
- a CDS encoding DUF3574 domain-containing protein, giving the protein MTIRQTRTRAALAVAGALLAVGAPTAYATLADDAPVSAPAPAAVRGDPYVETRLLFGTERPDGGPAVTDRQFTAFVDREVTPGFPGGLTVRSVRGQWRNADGTIDKERSYELVLLYPLREATASDRRIEEIRRAYEKEFGQESVGRVDDRAHVDF; this is encoded by the coding sequence ATGACGATCCGCCAGACCCGTACCAGGGCGGCCCTCGCGGTCGCCGGTGCCCTGCTCGCGGTGGGCGCGCCGACCGCGTACGCCACCCTCGCCGACGACGCCCCCGTGTCCGCCCCCGCGCCCGCCGCGGTGCGCGGTGATCCGTACGTCGAGACCCGTCTGCTGTTCGGCACCGAGCGCCCCGACGGCGGACCGGCCGTCACGGACCGGCAGTTCACGGCCTTCGTGGACCGGGAGGTCACGCCCGGCTTCCCCGGCGGACTGACCGTGCGCAGTGTGCGCGGACAGTGGCGGAACGCCGACGGCACCATCGACAAGGAGCGGTCGTACGAGCTGGTCCTGCTCTACCCGCTGCGCGAGGCGACGGCGAGCGACCGCAGGATCGAGGAGATCCGCCGGGCCTACGAGAAGGAGTTCGGCCAGGAGTCGGTGGGGCGGGTCGACGACCGGGCCCACGTGGACTTCTGA
- a CDS encoding aldehyde dehydrogenase family protein produces the protein MKAQQALYIDGVWRPAAGPDAIEVVNPADEQVIGRVPAGSAEDVDHAVRAARAALAAWSATPPAERAARLTALRDVLVARKEEIAQTITAELGAPPAFAQAVHVGAPIAVAGSYAELAAAFAFEEKVGNSVVHLEPIGVVGAITPWNYPLHQVVAKVAPALAAGCTVVLKPAEDTPLTAQAFAAAVHEAGFPAGVFNLVTGLGPVAGQALAEHPDVDLVSFTGSTAVGRRIGATAGAHVKKAALELGGKSANVILPSADLAKAVNVGVANVMSNSGQACNAWTRMLVHTSQYDRAVELAAAAAAKYGDRIGPLVNAAQRDRVRGYIAQGVAEGARLVAGGTDTPHERGHYVSPTVFADVTPTMTIAQEEIFGPVLSVLRYEDEDDALRIANGTVYGLAGAVWAGDESEAVAFARRMDAGQIDINGGRFNPLAPFGGYKQSGVGRELGVHGLTEYLQTKSLQF, from the coding sequence ATGAAGGCCCAGCAGGCCCTGTACATCGACGGAGTCTGGCGGCCGGCCGCCGGCCCGGACGCGATCGAGGTGGTGAACCCGGCCGACGAGCAGGTCATCGGCCGGGTACCCGCCGGCAGCGCCGAGGACGTGGACCACGCGGTGCGCGCCGCCCGCGCCGCCCTGGCGGCCTGGTCCGCGACCCCGCCCGCCGAGCGGGCCGCGCGCCTGACCGCCCTGCGCGACGTCCTGGTGGCCCGCAAGGAGGAGATCGCCCAGACGATCACGGCGGAGCTGGGCGCGCCCCCGGCGTTCGCGCAAGCGGTGCACGTGGGCGCGCCCATCGCGGTCGCGGGCTCGTACGCCGAACTGGCCGCGGCGTTCGCCTTCGAGGAGAAGGTCGGGAACTCCGTCGTCCATCTGGAACCGATCGGCGTGGTCGGTGCGATCACCCCGTGGAACTACCCGCTCCACCAGGTCGTCGCCAAGGTCGCCCCCGCCCTGGCCGCGGGCTGCACCGTCGTCCTCAAGCCGGCCGAGGACACCCCGCTGACCGCGCAGGCCTTCGCCGCGGCGGTGCACGAGGCGGGCTTCCCGGCCGGTGTGTTCAACCTGGTCACCGGCCTCGGTCCGGTGGCCGGCCAGGCCCTCGCCGAGCACCCGGACGTCGACCTGGTGTCCTTCACCGGTTCCACGGCCGTCGGCCGGCGCATCGGCGCCACGGCCGGAGCGCATGTGAAGAAGGCCGCCCTCGAACTGGGCGGCAAGTCCGCCAACGTCATCCTGCCCAGCGCCGACCTGGCCAAGGCCGTCAACGTGGGCGTCGCCAACGTGATGTCCAACTCCGGCCAGGCGTGCAACGCGTGGACCCGCATGCTCGTCCACACCTCGCAGTACGACCGGGCCGTCGAGCTGGCCGCGGCGGCCGCCGCCAAGTACGGCGACCGCATCGGCCCGCTCGTGAACGCCGCCCAGCGAGACCGGGTGCGCGGCTACATCGCGCAGGGCGTGGCCGAGGGCGCCCGTCTGGTCGCGGGCGGCACCGACACCCCGCACGAGCGCGGCCACTACGTCAGCCCGACCGTGTTCGCCGACGTCACTCCCACGATGACCATCGCCCAGGAGGAGATCTTCGGCCCGGTGCTGTCGGTGCTGCGCTACGAGGACGAGGACGACGCCCTGCGCATCGCCAACGGCACCGTGTACGGACTCGCCGGAGCCGTCTGGGCGGGTGACGAGTCGGAGGCGGTGGCCTTCGCCCGCCGGATGGACGCCGGCCAGATCGACATCAACGGCGGCCGCTTCAACCCGCTCGCGCCCTTCGGCGGCTACAAGCAGTCGGGTGTGGGCCGTGAGCTGGGCGTGCACGGCCTGACCGAGTACCTCCAGACCAAGTCCCTCCAGTTCTAG
- a CDS encoding Zn-dependent alcohol dehydrogenase, translating to MAVRPTVRAAVLPAVGSPLEITGIELPDPGPGQVRVRLAAAGVCHSDLSLSDGTMRLPVPAVLGHEGAGTVVAVGEGVTRLAPGTDVVLNWAPSCGSCPACARGEVWLCADALTGAARVHARRAADGAELHPGLNVAAFAQETVVPASCALPAPPGVPLTDAALLGCAVLTGYGAVHHSARVRAGESVAVFGVGGVGLAALQSARIAGAERIVAVDVTPQKEGLARAAGATDFVLATENTHREIRALTAGQGVDVAVECVGRAVTIRAAWDSTRRGGRTTVVGIGGKDQQVTFNALEIFHWGRTLSGCVYGNCDPERDLPVLADHVRSGRLDLAALVTERITLDGIPAAFENMRAGKGGRALVVF from the coding sequence ATGGCCGTCCGCCCCACCGTCCGTGCCGCCGTACTGCCCGCGGTCGGCTCCCCGCTGGAGATCACCGGCATCGAACTGCCCGACCCGGGCCCGGGACAGGTCCGGGTCCGGCTCGCCGCCGCGGGGGTGTGCCACTCCGACCTGTCGCTCAGCGACGGCACCATGCGGCTGCCGGTGCCCGCCGTCCTCGGGCACGAGGGCGCCGGCACGGTCGTCGCCGTCGGTGAAGGGGTGACCCGCCTCGCTCCCGGCACCGATGTCGTCCTCAACTGGGCGCCCTCCTGCGGAAGCTGCCCCGCCTGCGCGCGCGGCGAGGTCTGGCTGTGCGCCGACGCCCTCACCGGCGCGGCCCGCGTCCACGCCCGCCGGGCCGCCGACGGAGCCGAACTCCACCCCGGGCTCAACGTGGCCGCGTTCGCGCAGGAGACCGTCGTCCCCGCCTCCTGCGCGCTGCCGGCGCCGCCCGGCGTCCCGCTGACCGACGCGGCGCTCCTCGGCTGCGCGGTCCTCACCGGCTACGGCGCCGTGCACCACTCGGCGCGGGTCAGGGCCGGGGAGAGCGTCGCGGTGTTCGGTGTCGGAGGCGTCGGTCTGGCCGCGCTCCAGTCGGCGCGTATCGCGGGCGCGGAGCGGATCGTCGCGGTCGACGTGACGCCGCAGAAGGAGGGACTGGCCCGCGCCGCGGGCGCCACGGACTTCGTGCTCGCCACCGAGAACACGCACCGCGAGATCCGCGCGCTGACGGCCGGGCAGGGCGTCGACGTAGCAGTCGAGTGCGTCGGCCGCGCCGTCACCATCCGCGCCGCCTGGGACTCCACCCGCCGCGGCGGCCGTACGACGGTCGTCGGCATCGGCGGCAAGGACCAGCAGGTCACCTTCAACGCCTTGGAGATCTTCCACTGGGGCCGCACCCTGAGCGGCTGCGTCTACGGCAACTGCGACCCGGAGCGCGACCTGCCCGTGCTGGCCGACCACGTCCGCTCCGGCCGGCTCGACCTCGCCGCCCTGGTGACGGAACGCATCACCCTGGACGGCATCCCGGCCGCGTTCGAGAACATGCGGGCGGGGAAGGGCGGCCGGGCGCTCGTCGTCTTCTGA
- a CDS encoding DMT family transporter: MMNAAEETPAPPSRRAGLLAACAAGVSVVLWASAFVSIRSAGTAYSPGALALGRLLAGALVLGVFCLVRREGWPPRSSWRGIATSGVLWFGVYMVALNWGEQQVDAGTAALVVNIGPILIALLAARLLGDRMPPRLLAGMAVSFAGAVTVGLSMSGRGGSSLLGVVLCLLAAVAYAGGVVAQKPALGRASALQVTTFGCLVGAVGCLPFAGQLAAEAAKAPLSATLNMVYLGVFPTALAFTTWAYALARTTAGSMGATTYAVPALVVLMSWLALGEVPGLLTLAGGALCLVGVAVSRSRSRPRTAAPDAVPAPEAVPAPEAVPEPRRSERAAESA; the protein is encoded by the coding sequence ATGATGAACGCCGCCGAGGAAACCCCCGCCCCGCCGTCCCGACGAGCCGGACTGCTCGCCGCCTGCGCCGCGGGCGTCTCGGTCGTGCTGTGGGCCTCCGCCTTCGTCTCGATCCGCAGCGCGGGCACCGCGTACTCCCCGGGCGCGCTGGCGCTCGGCCGGCTGCTCGCCGGCGCCCTCGTCCTCGGGGTGTTCTGCCTCGTACGGCGGGAGGGATGGCCGCCGCGCTCGTCCTGGCGCGGGATCGCTACCTCGGGCGTGCTGTGGTTCGGCGTCTACATGGTCGCCCTCAACTGGGGCGAGCAGCAGGTCGACGCCGGCACCGCGGCCCTGGTGGTGAACATCGGGCCGATCCTCATCGCCCTGCTCGCCGCACGGCTGCTCGGCGACCGGATGCCGCCGCGGCTGCTGGCGGGGATGGCGGTGTCGTTCGCCGGAGCGGTGACCGTGGGCCTGTCGATGTCGGGCCGAGGGGGCTCGTCGCTGCTCGGGGTGGTGCTGTGCCTGCTGGCCGCGGTGGCGTACGCCGGCGGTGTCGTGGCGCAGAAGCCGGCTCTCGGCCGGGCGAGCGCCTTGCAGGTGACGACGTTCGGGTGCCTGGTCGGCGCGGTGGGATGTCTGCCGTTCGCGGGGCAGTTGGCGGCGGAGGCGGCGAAGGCACCGCTGTCGGCCACCCTCAACATGGTGTACCTCGGCGTGTTCCCGACCGCGCTCGCCTTCACCACCTGGGCGTACGCCCTGGCCCGTACGACGGCCGGGAGCATGGGCGCCACGACGTACGCGGTGCCCGCGCTGGTGGTCCTGATGTCGTGGCTGGCCCTCGGCGAGGTGCCGGGCCTGCTCACACTGGCGGGCGGGGCGCTGTGCCTGGTCGGGGTGGCGGTGTCCCGGTCCCGGTCCCGGCCGCGGACCGCGGCGCCGGACGCGGTTCCGGCGCCGGAGGCGGTTCCGGCGCCGGAGGCGGTTCCGGAACCGCGGCGGAGCGAGCGGGCCGCCGAGTCGGCGTGA
- a CDS encoding ArsR/SmtB family transcription factor — MLGAMTTRDPRAKGLAAFAGLLADETRAACLLALFDGRAWTAGELARHAGVAASTLSEHLDRLVAGGLIAEERQGRHRYVRLADARAAQLVEELAAQVAPGTAAERPRTLRESGAGSAMARGRTCYDHLAGRLGITVTDALASRGLLRRDTGFALTDAGLAWFSAAGIDLPRTGRRPLVRACLDWTERRPHLAGVAGAALCRHALDAGWCVRIGSERAVKVTATGERALSELLGIEARQLR, encoded by the coding sequence ATGCTGGGAGCCATGACCACCAGGGACCCCCGCGCGAAGGGACTGGCCGCGTTCGCCGGGCTGCTCGCCGACGAGACGCGTGCCGCGTGTCTGCTGGCCCTGTTCGACGGACGGGCGTGGACCGCCGGCGAGCTGGCCCGGCACGCGGGCGTGGCCGCGTCGACACTCAGCGAGCACCTGGACCGGCTCGTCGCCGGCGGGCTGATCGCCGAGGAGCGGCAGGGGCGGCACCGCTACGTACGGCTGGCGGACGCGCGGGCCGCGCAGCTGGTCGAGGAGCTGGCCGCGCAGGTCGCCCCGGGGACCGCGGCCGAACGGCCGCGCACGCTGCGGGAGTCGGGCGCCGGGTCGGCCATGGCGCGCGGCCGCACCTGCTACGACCACCTGGCCGGCCGGCTGGGCATCACGGTGACCGACGCGCTCGCCTCCCGCGGGCTGCTGCGCCGGGACACCGGGTTCGCGCTCACCGACGCGGGACTGGCGTGGTTCTCCGCCGCCGGTATCGACCTGCCCCGCACCGGCCGCCGTCCCCTGGTGCGCGCCTGCCTCGACTGGACGGAGCGCCGCCCGCATCTCGCGGGTGTCGCGGGCGCGGCCCTGTGCCGGCACGCCCTGGACGCGGGCTGGTGCGTACGCATCGGCTCCGAACGGGCCGTGAAGGTGACGGCGACGGGCGAACGCGCGCTGTCCGAGTTGCTGGGCATCGAGGCGCGGCAGCTGCGCTGA
- a CDS encoding TetR/AcrR family transcriptional regulator codes for MARPRKPLLSTDRIVETARALVDTEGLAAVSTRRLAAELGVSGPSLYNHFRTKDEILEAVADSVSAQVDLSMFEDGRDWRAALHDWAVSYRSALRDHPNIVPVLARGPGRRPAALRLADAVYGAMVEAGWPPAQATSIGALMRYFIMGSALGSFAAGFVDDVSAYDPADYPHLGQAHLLAERQEKIDERAFETGLAALLDGLAQQYAQVGRPA; via the coding sequence ATGGCCCGACCGCGCAAGCCCCTGCTCAGCACCGACCGGATCGTCGAGACGGCACGCGCGCTCGTGGACACGGAGGGCCTCGCGGCCGTCTCCACCCGCCGGCTCGCCGCGGAGCTGGGCGTCAGCGGGCCCTCGCTCTACAACCACTTCCGCACCAAGGACGAGATCCTGGAGGCGGTCGCGGACTCGGTGAGCGCCCAGGTCGATCTGTCGATGTTCGAGGACGGACGGGACTGGCGGGCCGCGCTGCACGACTGGGCGGTCTCCTACCGCTCCGCGCTGCGCGACCACCCGAACATCGTCCCCGTCCTCGCCCGCGGCCCCGGCCGCCGGCCGGCCGCGCTGCGTCTCGCGGACGCCGTGTACGGCGCGATGGTCGAGGCGGGCTGGCCGCCCGCGCAGGCCACCTCCATCGGGGCGCTGATGCGGTACTTCATCATGGGCTCCGCGCTCGGCTCCTTCGCCGCGGGCTTCGTGGACGACGTCAGCGCCTACGATCCCGCCGACTATCCGCACCTCGGTCAGGCCCATCTCCTCGCCGAACGCCAGGAGAAGATCGACGAGCGGGCCTTCGAGACCGGACTCGCGGCCCTGCTGGACGGGCTGGCCCAGCAGTACGCGCAGGTCGGGCGGCCCGCCTAG
- a CDS encoding acyl-CoA dehydrogenase family protein, with the protein MDLELSEEQRAVQRLARDFADREIAPNVVAWDRAEEVDRGIVKKLGEVGFLGLTVDEEYGGSGGDHLAYCLVTEELGRGDSSVRGIVSVSLGLVAKTIASWGSAEQRRRWLPGLTSGGYVGCFGLTEPGTGSDAGNLATRAVRDGDHYVLDGTKTFITNGTWADVVLLFARSTDAPGHRGVSAFLVPADAPGLTRRAIHGKLGLRGQATAELVLQDVRVPAGAMLGPEGKGFSIAMSALAKGRMSVAAGCVGLARAALEAAVRYAGEREQFGRSIAHHQLVQELISDIAVDVDAARLLTWRVADLIDRGLPFATEASKAKLFASEAAVRAANNALQVFGGYGYIDEYPAGKLLRDARVMTLYEGTSQIQKLLIGRALTGVSAF; encoded by the coding sequence ATGGACCTGGAGCTCAGCGAGGAGCAGCGCGCGGTACAGCGGCTCGCCCGGGACTTCGCGGACCGTGAGATCGCCCCGAACGTCGTGGCCTGGGACCGCGCCGAGGAGGTGGACCGGGGGATCGTCAAGAAGCTCGGCGAGGTCGGTTTCCTCGGTCTGACCGTGGACGAGGAGTACGGCGGCAGCGGCGGCGACCATCTCGCGTACTGCCTGGTGACCGAGGAACTGGGCCGCGGGGACTCCTCGGTGCGCGGCATCGTGTCGGTCTCGCTCGGCCTGGTCGCCAAGACGATCGCGTCGTGGGGGAGCGCCGAGCAGCGGCGGCGGTGGCTGCCGGGGCTGACGTCCGGCGGGTACGTCGGCTGTTTCGGCCTCACCGAACCGGGCACCGGCTCCGACGCCGGCAACCTCGCCACCCGCGCGGTCCGGGACGGCGACCACTACGTCCTCGACGGCACCAAGACGTTCATCACCAACGGCACCTGGGCCGATGTCGTGCTGCTGTTCGCCCGCTCCACGGACGCCCCCGGCCACCGGGGCGTGTCCGCCTTCCTGGTGCCGGCCGACGCACCCGGCCTGACCCGCCGCGCGATCCACGGCAAACTCGGTCTGCGCGGCCAGGCCACCGCCGAACTGGTCCTCCAGGACGTCCGGGTGCCCGCCGGCGCGATGCTCGGACCGGAGGGCAAGGGCTTCTCGATCGCCATGTCCGCCCTCGCCAAGGGGCGGATGTCGGTCGCCGCGGGCTGCGTCGGCCTGGCACGGGCCGCGCTGGAGGCGGCGGTGCGGTACGCGGGCGAGCGCGAGCAGTTCGGCCGGAGCATCGCCCACCACCAGCTCGTCCAGGAGCTGATCAGCGACATCGCCGTGGACGTCGACGCCGCCCGGCTGCTGACCTGGCGGGTCGCCGATCTGATCGACCGCGGACTGCCGTTCGCCACCGAGGCGTCCAAGGCGAAACTCTTCGCCTCGGAGGCGGCCGTCCGCGCGGCCAACAACGCCCTCCAGGTCTTCGGCGGTTACGGCTACATCGACGAGTACCCGGCGGGCAAACTCCTGCGCGACGCCCGGGTGATGACCCTCTACGAGGGCACGAGCCAGATACAGAAGCTGCTCATCGGGCGGGCGCTGACGGGGGTTTCGGCGTTCTGA